A single Chloroflexota bacterium DNA region contains:
- a CDS encoding META domain-containing protein, which translates to MKQSIVLTLLALALLGLLAACVSPVPTAIPESLPEQAPAAEPVEAPAEAPAFEQVAEPLAAPRVESVAATGPVTKEDIVNIEWQWSDLTAKELSSQSATPYPENYTITFFPDNTVSIKADCNMVQGTYIARGNTLLIEMGPSTMAFCGEDSLDQQFLALLSQVNQVGMQDDSLQLILVDSAGVMGFSQIDLSVGLDPSDILLDTHGLPYSWQANVVPATPYDQSQPPGPMGLPEHIQINFGVTDPADKQFGDPIMYIIPVDNYIKLWADADNMSVAQVMRQIYKSVIVLTSPAPTFGFPVLPFEEVTGVNDLAVQVGRPTASESSASKNGYRFVGRWAQSPNPVTNQGLRYAYQGFTNDGEYLVSFFYPVTTAALPDTAGEIPQEEMDQVSGDIEGYLENSAAALNELAASDWEPDLETLDALVASLEIDGMTENGLTGNEWQAIGTNSEPGGEYEEIANPEGLTVSYFDDGRIAYQADCNKGSGTYEVTGGISGSLRTQLGPATLAECGPESNGAILTNTLAAAQDYRVHPGGHSMELVRPAAGGSLFFEKLGPVETPPLPPVEIPTPPSTIPTAEVTAAGGVNVRTGPGTEYQVLGVAPAGSTGEVIGRSADGEWWAVLMPSSPTSIGWVSASHVEVKNGENVPILAAPPTPVPAATSTPVPPTATPTPAPLPSATPSPEISFWADSYEIAQGDCTTLRWRVSNVQAVWVYPQGANYQDHPVTGEGSQQVCPNTPTTYEMRVQLQNGSVEFRHVTVNVTASNPLANTSWDLSSMFVNQVLIPGTTINLSFAENSLSGNSGCNQYSGSYSVSGNRISVGPLVSTQMACGHDTMEQERIYLEALQSANTYELNGGQLIIRAATGQEILRFNALVATPY; encoded by the coding sequence GTGAAACAATCAATCGTTCTGACACTGCTCGCTCTGGCCCTGTTAGGGCTGCTGGCGGCCTGTGTCAGTCCAGTGCCAACTGCGATCCCCGAAAGCCTGCCGGAACAGGCACCGGCTGCTGAGCCCGTCGAAGCACCGGCCGAAGCACCGGCGTTTGAACAGGTCGCTGAACCGCTGGCAGCGCCCCGCGTCGAGTCTGTAGCAGCTACCGGGCCGGTGACAAAAGAGGACATTGTCAACATCGAGTGGCAGTGGTCCGACCTCACTGCAAAAGAACTGTCCAGCCAGTCGGCAACGCCATATCCTGAAAACTACACGATTACCTTCTTTCCTGACAACACCGTCAGCATCAAGGCGGACTGCAACATGGTTCAGGGCACCTACATTGCGCGTGGTAACACGCTGCTGATCGAAATGGGTCCCTCGACTATGGCCTTTTGTGGCGAGGACTCGTTGGATCAGCAGTTCCTGGCCCTGTTATCCCAGGTCAATCAGGTCGGAATGCAGGATGACAGTCTCCAACTCATATTGGTGGACAGCGCCGGCGTGATGGGATTCTCCCAAATCGACCTCAGTGTGGGACTCGACCCGTCCGACATCCTCCTGGACACCCATGGTCTGCCTTACTCCTGGCAGGCCAACGTCGTGCCGGCAACCCCTTACGATCAAAGCCAGCCACCCGGACCAATGGGGCTGCCCGAACACATCCAGATCAATTTCGGCGTGACCGATCCTGCCGACAAACAGTTCGGCGATCCGATCATGTACATCATTCCTGTGGATAACTACATCAAACTGTGGGCCGATGCCGACAACATGAGCGTAGCCCAGGTCATGCGCCAGATCTACAAGAGCGTTATCGTCCTGACCTCACCTGCGCCCACCTTCGGCTTCCCTGTATTGCCCTTCGAAGAGGTCACAGGCGTCAACGATCTGGCAGTTCAGGTGGGACGGCCAACCGCCAGCGAGTCCAGCGCCAGCAAAAACGGCTACCGCTTCGTCGGTCGCTGGGCCCAAAGCCCCAATCCGGTTACCAACCAGGGCCTGCGCTATGCCTACCAGGGCTTCACCAACGATGGTGAATACCTGGTCAGCTTCTTTTATCCGGTGACCACCGCGGCCCTTCCGGATACCGCCGGGGAAATTCCGCAGGAGGAAATGGATCAGGTAAGCGGCGACATCGAAGGCTATCTGGAAAACAGCGCTGCAGCACTCAACGAACTGGCAGCATCCGACTGGGAGCCCGATCTGGAAACGCTGGACGCGCTTGTGGCCTCCCTCGAGATCGATGGCATGACTGAGAACGGCCTTACAGGCAACGAGTGGCAGGCCATCGGCACCAACAGTGAGCCTGGCGGAGAATACGAGGAAATCGCCAATCCCGAAGGGCTCACCGTCAGTTATTTCGACGATGGGCGCATTGCTTACCAGGCGGACTGCAATAAAGGCAGTGGCACGTACGAGGTCACGGGTGGAATCAGCGGCAGCCTGCGCACCCAGCTGGGACCGGCGACTCTGGCCGAATGTGGACCCGAGTCCAACGGCGCCATCCTGACAAACACGCTGGCGGCTGCCCAGGATTACCGTGTTCATCCCGGCGGCCACTCCATGGAACTGGTTCGACCGGCCGCTGGCGGTTCGCTCTTCTTCGAGAAGCTTGGACCGGTGGAGACACCACCTCTGCCCCCCGTCGAGATTCCCACACCGCCATCCACGATTCCGACCGCCGAGGTGACTGCAGCGGGTGGTGTCAACGTGCGCACCGGGCCGGGAACCGAGTACCAGGTCCTGGGCGTGGCACCTGCCGGCTCGACGGGCGAAGTCATTGGGCGCAGCGCCGACGGCGAGTGGTGGGCAGTGCTCATGCCATCGTCGCCAACCAGCATCGGCTGGGTATCCGCTTCCCATGTGGAAGTGAAAAACGGCGAAAACGTGCCCATTCTGGCGGCACCGCCTACCCCGGTACCAGCGGCAACTTCGACACCAGTGCCGCCCACGGCGACTCCAACCCCGGCGCCATTGCCGTCGGCGACCCCCTCTCCGGAGATATCCTTCTGGGCAGACAGTTATGAGATCGCGCAGGGGGACTGCACGACTCTTCGCTGGCGGGTGTCAAACGTGCAAGCGGTTTGGGTATATCCCCAGGGCGCCAACTACCAGGACCATCCGGTCACCGGCGAGGGAAGCCAGCAGGTATGCCCCAACACACCAACGACTTACGAAATGCGCGTGCAGTTGCAGAATGGATCTGTCGAGTTCCGGCACGTGACCGTCAACGTGACAGCAAGTAATCCACTCGCCAATACCAGCTGGGACCTCTCCTCGATGTTCGTCAATCAGGTATTGATCCCAGGTACGACCATCAATCTAAGTTTCGCCGAAAACAGTCTGAGCGGTAACTCCGGTTGCAACCAGTACAGCGGTTCGTACAGTGTCAGCGGCAATCGCATCTCGGTGGGCCCCCTGGTGAGCACCCAGATGGCCTGCGGACACGACACTATGGAACAGGAGCGAATCTATCTTGAGGCGCTCCAGTCGGCTAACACCTACGAGTTGAACGGTGGACAATTGATAATCCGCGCAGCCACAGGGCAGGAGATTCTTCGCTTCAACGCTCTGGTGGCCACGCCCTACTAG
- a CDS encoding thymidine kinase yields MPYLQHQGGWIEVICGSMFCGKTEELIRRIRRAAIARQNIQVFKPAIDHRYGLTRVASHNGIAWDSEAVANSADIFDHLQPDTTVVAVDEVQFFDDGIIQVCDDLANRGLRVIAAGLDQNFRGEPFGPIPALMAKAERIEKLHAICVKCGAPASRTQRLIGGKPARYDDPIIVIGAAEAYEARCRLCHEVPKT; encoded by the coding sequence ATGCCATACCTGCAACACCAGGGCGGATGGATCGAGGTAATCTGTGGCAGCATGTTCTGCGGCAAGACCGAGGAACTGATTCGGCGCATCCGGCGCGCGGCCATTGCCCGACAGAACATCCAGGTGTTTAAACCGGCCATCGACCATCGCTATGGTCTTACCCGCGTGGCATCTCACAACGGGATTGCCTGGGATAGCGAGGCCGTTGCCAACTCGGCAGACATCTTCGACCATCTCCAGCCGGACACTACAGTGGTTGCCGTCGATGAGGTCCAGTTCTTTGACGACGGCATTATTCAAGTTTGTGATGATCTGGCCAACCGCGGCCTTCGCGTGATCGCTGCGGGTCTGGACCAGAACTTCCGGGGCGAGCCCTTCGGCCCCATACCGGCATTGATGGCAAAAGCCGAGCGGATTGAAAAACTCCACGCGATCTGTGTCAAGTGTGGGGCACCGGCATCGAGAACCCAGCGCTTGATCGGAGGAAAACCGGCTCGTTACGACGATCCAATCATCGTAATCGGCGCAGCCGAGGCCTATGAAGCTCGTTGCCGGCTCTGCCACGAAGTACCGAAGACCTGA
- the rpmE gene encoding 50S ribosomal protein L31 has translation MRKNMKEGIHPTYYPEATVTCACGNTWVTGSTEKVIRTDVCSACHPFFTGEQRIVDTAGQVDRFMRRLQAAEARSAQVRVQQAAEDAGRKAAAQARARGESSDKVEQAATKAAEEAIAAVEEELQAEEAIAAVEEILQAEEEA, from the coding sequence TTGAGGAAAAACATGAAAGAAGGTATTCATCCCACGTATTATCCTGAGGCCACGGTGACTTGCGCCTGCGGCAACACCTGGGTCACTGGGTCGACCGAAAAGGTCATTCGAACCGACGTTTGCTCTGCATGCCACCCATTCTTTACCGGTGAGCAGCGCATTGTCGACACTGCCGGTCAGGTGGATCGCTTCATGCGCCGCCTGCAGGCTGCTGAAGCACGCTCCGCCCAGGTGCGCGTTCAGCAGGCCGCCGAAGATGCGGGCCGCAAGGCGGCCGCGCAGGCCAGGGCGCGCGGCGAAAGCTCCGACAAGGTTGAGCAAGCTGCAACCAAGGCCGCCGAAGAAGCCATTGCGGCCGTTGAAGAAGAGTTGCAGGCCGAAGAAGCCATTGCAGCCGTTGAAGAAATATTGCAGGCCGAAGAAGAAGCCTAA
- the rpmA gene encoding 50S ribosomal protein L27, producing MAHKKGGGSTRNGRDSNSKRLGVKRYDGQYVTAGSILVRQRGTKFLPGSNAGLGRDHTIFAKNDGYVKFEYVRRDKQQISVHPEIAV from the coding sequence ATGGCACACAAAAAAGGTGGTGGCAGCACACGAAACGGCCGCGACAGCAATTCCAAGCGGCTGGGTGTCAAGCGGTATGACGGCCAATACGTCACCGCTGGTTCGATCCTGGTACGGCAGCGTGGTACCAAATTTCTGCCAGGCAGTAATGCCGGACTGGGTCGGGATCACACGATTTTCGCCAAGAACGATGGTTACGTGAAGTTTGAGTACGTGCGCCGGGATAAACAACAGATTAGCGTCCATCCCGAGATTGCCGTCTAG
- the rplU gene encoding 50S ribosomal protein L21, with amino-acid sequence MYAVVRTGGKQYRVAPGDFLEIEKIPGEVGDQIELDDILLVHDGEKAVIGQPVVEGAKVLATVKSQHKGRKVIVFKFRPKQRYRRKKGHRQQLTRLYIDAIDL; translated from the coding sequence ATGTATGCAGTAGTTAGAACGGGTGGCAAACAATACCGTGTCGCCCCAGGCGACTTCCTCGAGATCGAAAAGATTCCGGGAGAGGTTGGTGATCAGATTGAGCTGGATGACATCTTGCTCGTCCACGATGGCGAGAAAGCCGTTATCGGCCAGCCCGTGGTCGAAGGCGCCAAAGTCCTGGCGACGGTGAAATCCCAGCACAAAGGCCGCAAGGTCATCGTTTTCAAGTTCCGCCCCAAACAGCGTTATCGCCGCAAAAAGGGCCACCGGCAGCAGTTGACACGACTTTACATCGATGCAATCGATCTGTAG